AATAGAAGCCGCCAGCACTGCGTCAGCCTCGCCTTCGACAAGGCCTTGGACAAGGTGCTCCAGCGTACCTACTCCTCCGGACGCAATTACCGGTATTCGGACAGCTCTTGCAATCGCAAGAGTCAGGGGGATGTCATAACCGTCTTTTGTGCCGTCCCTGTCCATACTTGTCAGCAGGATCTCTCCGGCGCCAAGCTTCTCTGCTTTAACAGCCCAGCCAACAGCGTCAATACCCGTCGGATACCGTCCGCCGTGTGTATATACTTCCCATTTTTTTTCGGTCCCAATCTGTTTGGCGTCGATAGCCACGACTATACACTGGGTACCGAATCGTTCGGCGCTTTCAGCAATCAGCGGAGGATTTAAAACTGCGGCGGTGTTTAACGAAACCTTGTCGGCGCCAGCGGTTAGAATATCCCGGATATCACCCAGGGAAGAGATGCCCCCGCCGACTGTATAGGGTATAAAAACTTCACCGGCAGTCCTGTAGACCATATCCAGCATTGTCTTGCGCCCCTGGGCTGACGCTTTGATATCAAGGAAGACCAGTTCATCGGCTCCCTCGCGATCATAGAAAGCGGCCAGTTCGACAGGATCTCCCGCATCACGCAAATTTAGAAAATTTGTCCCCTTGACAACCCTTCCTTCAGCTACGTCAAGACAGGGTATGATACGCTTGGTTAACATAACTTTGCTTCACCTTTTTTCTATTAAAGACAGGGCATCTTTTAAATTAATACTGCCCGTATATAACGCCTTCCCAGTAATAACCGCTTCGACACCTGCATCTTCCAGGCTTGATACGGCTATTAAATCGTCCATATCTGAGATCCCGCCGGCGGCAATAATCTTAAGTCCGGTAACCCTGGCAACTCTTTCAGTAGCAGCCAGGTTAGGCCCTTTTAAAGTTCCGTCCCGTTTTACATCCGTAAAAACCAAACGGTTTATGCCTCTCGCCTTCATCTGGATGGCCAATTCAAGGGCGTCTTTTTCAGAGGTCACACCCCATCCCTCAATGGCCACTTTGCCATCTCTCGCATCAATTCCTACGGCAATGGCTTCACCGTATTTTTCTGCCGCCTGAGCGACCAGTTCAGGATTGACAATTGCCGCAGTACCCAGGATAACACGCTTTGCGCCAATTTCTAGCAGTTCTTCAATAGTTGACATTTCCCTTATACCGCCGCCTACTTCGACGGGAATTTTCAGTGTCGCTGTAATTTCCCTGATAATTTCAAGGTTTTTCAGTCCTCCTGTAAAAGCACCGTCAAGATCCACAACGTGCAGCCAGCTCGCGCCCTGCGATTCCCACAGCCGGGCCATAGCTACCGGGTCGTCCGAATAAACAGTTTCCCTGTCCACACGTCCCTCAACAAGCCTTACACACTTTCCCTCACGCAAATCAACCGCGGGGATTACGATCATTTTTTGCCACCAACCCCCCAAAATTTTTAAGAATCCTGAGTCCCAGCGTACTGCTTTTTTCAGGATGAAACTGGATTCCAAAAATATTGTCTTTTTGTACCATTGACGCAAAATTAATTCCGTATTCTGTGATACCTGTTATCTGATCAGGAATTTCAGCGTCAACAAAATATGAATGCACAAAGTAAAAATGTGAACCGTTCAATATCCCATCCATCAAGGGGCTTTCTTTTTTAAAATAAACCTTATTCCAGCCCATGTGGGGTACTTTCACAGAGTCAGGCAGCTTTTTGACCCTGCCGGGGAAGATTCCCATTCCGTCATTCAGTCCGAACTCTTCGCTGACCTCAAAAAGCATCTGCAGCCCCAGGCAAATACCTAATAATGGCTTACCGGCGTTAATTCCAGAAAAAATTGGTTCTAACAGTCCTGTCTGTTTTAAATTTTCCATAGCCTTGGCGAACGCCCCGACACCGGGCAAAACTATCCCTGAGGATCTGGAAAGTGACAAGGCGTCACTAACTACCGAAGCTTCCCACCCCGCCTTCTCGAATCCCTTTTGGACGCTCCGCAAGTTTCCCATCCCGTAATCTATAATTGCAATCATAATAAAGACCCCTAAACTTTTATCTTAAATTAACTCCTATTCAATTACTCCCTTTGTAGATGGAATATCTTTTATCCGCTCATCAAAGGAAACAGCGCTGCGTAAGGCGCGGCCCAAAGACTTGAAAACCGCTTCACAAATATGATGGGAATTTGTTCCAGATAATTGCCTGATATGCAGGGTCAGTCCTCCGTTTACAGCCAGGGCTCTAAAAAACTCTTCAACCAACTCGGTATCAAAATCGCCTATGCGTGGCGAGGGGAAATTTACTTCGAAGACCAGAAAACCCCTTCCGCTGATGTCTATTGCCGTCATTACAAGAGCCTCATCCATAGGCACGATCGCCTGGCCGAAACGGGCAATTCCTGCTTTGCCGCCAAGAGCGTCCTTAATAGCCTGGCCCAGGCAGATGCCGATGTCCTCAACTGTATGGTGAGCATCAACAAACAGATCGCCTTTGCCAGTAAGTTCAAGATCAAAACAGGCATGCCTGGTCCATAGGCGCAGCATATGTTCAAAAAAACCTATCCCGGTATGGACGGAACATTCTCCCTTCCCGTCAAGGCTGATCAGGACTTTTATATCAGTCTCATTTGTTTTCCGGCTGATTCCGGCAGTTCTTTCCTTTGCCATACAGATCCCCCCGCCTTTATAACTATCCTAAAAATTAACTTGCATTAGGAAGGTCAACTATCTATTTGCTCAAGGTCGCCTCAGCCCGTCATTGTCACGGTTCGCTCAGGTGCTCCGTTCCCGTTTAAAACAGCCTGCAAACTATCCAGAAACAATTTATTCTCATTTTCCCGTCCTACAGTAACCCGAAGGCAGTCTTCGATGCCCGGCGCATGGACATTGCGAATCAGGACACCCTTTTTTAGAAGGCCATCAAAAACTTCCTTGCCCCTTAGCTGTGTGCGGAAGAATATGAAATTAGCCTCGCTGGGGTATACGGTTACGTTCTTAATCACCGACATTTCCTCAATAAGCTTGTCCCGCGTCTCTATAATTTTATTGACCATTAATTTAAAATCGCCGTTGTTGGATAAAACCGTCCTGGCAGCCAGCTGTGAGAAGATATTCAGATTAAAAGGCTGCTTTACCCTGTGTATTTCTTTAACAACCTCAGGATTGCCCAGGAGGTAGCCAACTCTAAGTCCCGCCAGGCCAAAGGCCTTGGAAAACGTACGAAGTATAACAAGGTTAGGATAACTGTTTAATAACTTAAGGCAGCTTTCGCCGCCAAAATCTATATAGGCTTCATCAACTACAATAAGAGCTTCGCTTTGTTCCAAAAGATTCTGAATATCCTCAACCGGAGTGGCATTTGCTGTAGGATTATTCGGTGAACAGACAATAACCGCACGCGCCTGACAGCTTTTGCAAGTTTCGGCGACAGCAGAAACATCCACTTCGAATTTGGACCCCCTGGATACTTCGACTGGTTTAGCCCCGGCAATCAGGCTGTGAATACGGTACATCGAAAACGTCGGGGTTGGTATAATTACATGTCCCCCGTTTCCAAAGACAAGCAAAATATTCAAGATAAGCTCATCCGACCCGTTGCCGGCCATGATTCCTTCTTTTGGCACGCCTGTATATTCCGACAAAGCCGCGATAAGCTCGGCAGACATCGGGTCCGGGTACCGTGTGAACGATTTCAAACGCTCACAGGTCTCTTTGATTATATCTTCCGGGAATTCAAAAGGGTTCTCATTAGCATCAAGTTTGACGATCCCCTCGCCGACCCTTGGAGCCTCGTAGGCTATGATTTCATTTAAATCTCGGCGTAAGATTCCTTGAAGATTAAAACTCATTTAAGAACCCCCAAGCCTTTTTTCGATTGTCTTTGCATGTGCGTCAAGTCCTTCCAACCGGGCAATTCTGCTTACATGCTCCCCGGCTTCTGCCAGGGCTTCTCTGGAAAAACTAATTACACTTGACTTTTTTAAAAATGCATCGACGCTCAATGGAGAGAAAAAACGCGCCGTGCCTCCGGTCGGCAATATATGATTGGGACCGGCAAGGTAATCACCAATTGACTCGGGTGAATAGGGACCAAGGAAAACAGCTCCTGCGTTTCTTACGTAAGTTAACCAATGGAAAGGATTTTCTGCAACGAGTTCAAGGTGCTCCGGGGCAAAACTGTTGGCGAGTTCCATCGCTTTCTCCAGATTGTCCGTGATTACTACGGCGCCTTGATCCTCAAGAGAACGTGAAGCAATATTTTTCCTGGACAAAGAAGGAAGCTGACGCGCAATCTCATCCCGGACAAGATTGGCCAGCGCTTCGCCAGGTGTAAACAAAAGAGCTGTCGATAAAGGATCATGTTCAGCCTGGGCAAGCAGATCAGCAGCAATATAACACGGATCAGCCGAATCGTCAGCCACGATGACTACTTCGCTTGGTCCGGCCAGCATATCGATATCCACCCTGCCGTAGACCTGTTGTTTGGCCAGTGTTACATAGATGTTGCCCGGACCGGTGATCTTGTCCACAGGTTTGATGCTTTCCGTTCCGTAAGCCAGCGCCGCAACAGCCTGCGCGCCCCCTGCTTTATAAATCTCCGTTACCCCCGCCTCGACAGCCGCTATTATGGTATTTTTATTGATCCCGCCGTCTGCGGAAGGAGGTGTAACCATGACTATTTCCTTAACGCCGGCCACCCGGGCGGGGACAGCGTTCATCAACACGGAGGACGGATAAGCCGCAGTACCCCCTGGAACATAGATACCGACACGGGCCAAAGGCCTTACCAGCTGACCGAGAAAAATCCCCTGTTTGCCGGCGTCAAACCAGGAATTGGGCAGCTGCTTTTTATGAAAATCCTCTATCCGTTCCATAGCAAAGCGCAGAGATTCCAAAAAGCCTTCATCGGCCTGCCTGTACGCTTCTTTGCGTTCACTGTCTGTCACCTTTAATTGTCCCGGCTGTAATTTTACTCCGTCAAATGCCTCCGTATAGGCGCATAAAGCCTTGTCGCCCTGTTCCCTGACGTTTGTCAAAATGTCTTTTACCCGATCCCCGGCTCCAGCAGGAGAAGAAAATTGCCTGCCGAAAAAACGGGACTTCTCAAATTCCTGGAAATGAATAATCCTGATTGGCATTCGGCATAAATTCTCCCAATCTTTTTTACTTAAAACACTGCCATCATCTATGCAGAGCTTTATACCCGATATCTTTCCGGTAGTGCATATCCTTAAATTTTATCCGTTTTACACCGTCGTATGCTTTCGTAATTGCTTCCTGAATATCAGGCGCAAAAGTTGTTACTCCTAGAACCCTGCCGCCGGAAGTAACCGTGTGGCCGCCTTTATTTTTCGTACCGGCATGGAACACCTGAAGATCATCCGGCAGCCCTTCAAGGCCCTCAATCGGATACCCCGTAGAATAATGACCGGGATATCCCCCTGAAGCCAAAACAACGCATATGGACGAACCCTTCTTCCAGCTGACTTTCTGCAAAGCAAGTTTACCCGTCACAACAGATTCGCAAATATCGATCAAATCTGTTTCCAGAAGCATCAATAAAGGCTGGGCTTCCGGGTCGCCGAAACGCACATTGAACTCCAGCGTCTTAATCCCCTGACGGGTGATCATCAAGCCTGCATAAAGCACGCCTTGATAGGGACAGCCCTCCCGGGCAAGCGCGCTGACCATAGGTTTTAAAACCCCTTCCAGGGCTAATTGCGAAATTTCGGGCGTACAAACAGGCGCGGGAGCATAAGCGCCCATTCCCCCCGTGTTGGGTCCGCAGTCGGCGTCATAAACCTGCTTGTGATCCTGGGCAGATACCATAGGAATAACAGTTTCACCGTCCGTGAAGGCCATTACGCTTACTTCCTCGCCTTCCAGACACTCTTCGATAACTACTCTTTTCCCCGCAGAGCCAAAAACGCTTTTTACCATTATGTCTTCAACTGCCGCCAGTGCCTGTTCAACCGTTGAGCATACTATAACACCTTTGCCGGCAGCAAGACCGTCGGCCTTTACGACGCAGGGCGCGCCGTTCTTTTTAATGTAATCCGCGGCTAATCCGGGATCGCTGAAAACAGCAAAGCTTGCCGTAGGAATATTGTATTTGTCCATGAGAGTTTTTGACCATACTTTGCTTCCTTCTATCGCAGCCGCCCGGGATGACGGCCCGAAAACACTCAAACCGGCCTCTTTAAAGGAATCTACAATGCCGTCAGTCAACGGAGCTTCCGGACCCACGAGGGTCATCTCTATTTTTTCCCGGCGCGCAAAATCCAAAAGACGGGGTATATTATCAACGCTGATATCAACGCATTCAGCCTGTCCGGCTATGCCGGCATTCCCAGGAGCGCAGAAGACCTGGCTGACCCGGGGACTCTGCCGTATTTTCCAGACCAGCGCATGTTCCCGCCCGCCGGAACCGATAACTAAAACCTTCACCTGCTCACCCTCCGATAAACGTCTAGTGCTTAAAGTGTCTCAATCCCGTAAAAATCATGGCTATACCGTGCTCGTCACAGGCGGTAATGGATTCTTCATCCCGCATGGATCCGCCTGGCTGAATAATGGCAACTATTCCTGCTTTTGCAGCCTCATCCACTGTATCACGGAAAGGGAAGAAGGCGTCTGAACCCATCACAGCGCCGCGGGATCGCTCCCCGGCTTGACCCAGTGCAATCCGTGCTGAACCGACACGGTTCATTTGACCGGCTCCAACGCCAATCAGCTGACGGTCCCTGGTTACAACAATAGCGTTCGACTTGACATGCTTAACAACTGTCATGGCAAAAAGCAGTTCCGCCATCTGCTCGCTGGTCGGCTGTTTTTTGGTGACTACTTTTATCTGATCGGTTTTTACTGTTTCCAGGTCAATTTCCTGCAGTAAAAAACCGCCTTTTACTTTGCGCAGATCCAGGTTGTCGGCTGGTTTTCCTGACAAAGGACCTGTTTTAAGCAAGCGCAGGTTTTGTTTCGCAGAAAGAATCTCAAGAGCTTCCGGAGTAAAATCAGGCGCTATAATCGCCTCTAAAAAGATCTTGGCCATCTCTTTTGCGGTTTCAGCGTCAACATCCCGGTTGAAAGCCACTATCCCGCCAAAAGCCGATGTGGGATCTCCTTCAAAGGCCCTCAGGTAGGCGTCAACCAGCTTT
The window above is part of the Desulfotomaculum sp. genome. Proteins encoded here:
- the hisC gene encoding histidinol-phosphate transaminase; this encodes MSFNLQGILRRDLNEIIAYEAPRVGEGIVKLDANENPFEFPEDIIKETCERLKSFTRYPDPMSAELIAALSEYTGVPKEGIMAGNGSDELILNILLVFGNGGHVIIPTPTFSMYRIHSLIAGAKPVEVSRGSKFEVDVSAVAETCKSCQARAVIVCSPNNPTANATPVEDIQNLLEQSEALIVVDEAYIDFGGESCLKLLNSYPNLVILRTFSKAFGLAGLRVGYLLGNPEVVKEIHRVKQPFNLNIFSQLAARTVLSNNGDFKLMVNKIIETRDKLIEEMSVIKNVTVYPSEANFIFFRTQLRGKEVFDGLLKKGVLIRNVHAPGIEDCLRVTVGRENENKLFLDSLQAVLNGNGAPERTVTMTG
- a CDS encoding imidazole glycerol phosphate synthase subunit HisH, which codes for MIAIIDYGMGNLRSVQKGFEKAGWEASVVSDALSLSRSSGIVLPGVGAFAKAMENLKQTGLLEPIFSGINAGKPLLGICLGLQMLFEVSEEFGLNDGMGIFPGRVKKLPDSVKVPHMGWNKVYFKKESPLMDGILNGSHFYFVHSYFVDAEIPDQITGITEYGINFASMVQKDNIFGIQFHPEKSSTLGLRILKNFGGLVAKNDRNPRG
- a CDS encoding imidazoleglycerol-phosphate dehydratase HisB, yielding MAKERTAGISRKTNETDIKVLISLDGKGECSVHTGIGFFEHMLRLWTRHACFDLELTGKGDLFVDAHHTVEDIGICLGQAIKDALGGKAGIARFGQAIVPMDEALVMTAIDISGRGFLVFEVNFPSPRIGDFDTELVEEFFRALAVNGGLTLHIRQLSGTNSHHICEAVFKSLGRALRSAVSFDERIKDIPSTKGVIE
- the hisA gene encoding 1-(5-phosphoribosyl)-5-[(5-phosphoribosylamino)methylideneamino]imidazole-4-carboxamide isomerase — its product is MIVIPAVDLREGKCVRLVEGRVDRETVYSDDPVAMARLWESQGASWLHVVDLDGAFTGGLKNLEIIREITATLKIPVEVGGGIREMSTIEELLEIGAKRVILGTAAIVNPELVAQAAEKYGEAIAVGIDARDGKVAIEGWGVTSEKDALELAIQMKARGINRLVFTDVKRDGTLKGPNLAATERVARVTGLKIIAAGGISDMDDLIAVSSLEDAGVEAVITGKALYTGSINLKDALSLIEKR
- the hisD gene encoding histidinol dehydrogenase; amino-acid sequence: MPIRIIHFQEFEKSRFFGRQFSSPAGAGDRVKDILTNVREQGDKALCAYTEAFDGVKLQPGQLKVTDSERKEAYRQADEGFLESLRFAMERIEDFHKKQLPNSWFDAGKQGIFLGQLVRPLARVGIYVPGGTAAYPSSVLMNAVPARVAGVKEIVMVTPPSADGGINKNTIIAAVEAGVTEIYKAGGAQAVAALAYGTESIKPVDKITGPGNIYVTLAKQQVYGRVDIDMLAGPSEVVIVADDSADPCYIAADLLAQAEHDPLSTALLFTPGEALANLVRDEIARQLPSLSRKNIASRSLEDQGAVVITDNLEKAMELANSFAPEHLELVAENPFHWLTYVRNAGAVFLGPYSPESIGDYLAGPNHILPTGGTARFFSPLSVDAFLKKSSVISFSREALAEAGEHVSRIARLEGLDAHAKTIEKRLGGS
- a CDS encoding phosphoribosylamine--glycine ligase, which produces MKVLVIGSGGREHALVWKIRQSPRVSQVFCAPGNAGIAGQAECVDISVDNIPRLLDFARREKIEMTLVGPEAPLTDGIVDSFKEAGLSVFGPSSRAAAIEGSKVWSKTLMDKYNIPTASFAVFSDPGLAADYIKKNGAPCVVKADGLAAGKGVIVCSTVEQALAAVEDIMVKSVFGSAGKRVVIEECLEGEEVSVMAFTDGETVIPMVSAQDHKQVYDADCGPNTGGMGAYAPAPVCTPEISQLALEGVLKPMVSALAREGCPYQGVLYAGLMITRQGIKTLEFNVRFGDPEAQPLLMLLETDLIDICESVVTGKLALQKVSWKKGSSICVVLASGGYPGHYSTGYPIEGLEGLPDDLQVFHAGTKNKGGHTVTSGGRVLGVTTFAPDIQEAITKAYDGVKRIKFKDMHYRKDIGYKALHR
- a CDS encoding imidazole glycerol phosphate synthase subunit HisF, with translation MLTKRIIPCLDVAEGRVVKGTNFLNLRDAGDPVELAAFYDREGADELVFLDIKASAQGRKTMLDMVYRTAGEVFIPYTVGGGISSLGDIRDILTAGADKVSLNTAAVLNPPLIAESAERFGTQCIVVAIDAKQIGTEKKWEVYTHGGRYPTGIDAVGWAVKAEKLGAGEILLTSMDRDGTKDGYDIPLTLAIARAVRIPVIASGGVGTLEHLVQGLVEGEADAVLAASIFHFGEYSILQAKKYLRKKGVPVRL